A genome region from Panthera uncia isolate 11264 chromosome A3 unlocalized genomic scaffold, Puncia_PCG_1.0 HiC_scaffold_11, whole genome shotgun sequence includes the following:
- the BANF2 gene encoding barrier-to-autointegration factor-like protein — MNHMSPRLRAFLSEPIGEKDVAWVDGISHELAINLVTKGFNKAYILLGQFLLMHKNEAEFQKWLICCCGATEYEAQESSNCLKEWCSCFL, encoded by the exons ATGAATCACATGTCTCCTAGGCTGAGAGCCTTTCTCTCTGAACCCATCGGAGAAAAGGATGTTGCCTGGGTGGACGGGATCAGCCATGAGCTTGCAATCAATTTGGTCACCAAAGGTTTCAACAAG gCCTACATCCTGTTGGGACAGTTCCTTCTGATGCACAAGAATGAAGCCGAGTTTCAGAAGTGGCTCATTTGCTGTTGCGGCGCTACCGAGTATGAGGCCCAGGAGAGTTCTAACTGTCTGAAGGAGTGGTGTTCCTGCTTCCTGTGA